A portion of the Ferrimonas lipolytica genome contains these proteins:
- a CDS encoding iron-containing alcohol dehydrogenase yields MKFTFENSTRVHFGEGQIKQVGNDIPKDKKVLVLFGGGSIKNNGVYDQVTAALADHQWGEFGGIEANPQYDTLMKAVELIRAEGYDYLLAVGGGSVVDGSKFVSAAVAFQGDPWDILAKGASTPTVMPIGCVLTLPATGSESNPASVVSRGNSKLAFFDPRVRPAFAVLDPQTTLSLSPRQVSNGVVDAFVHVIEQYLTVNHNAKVQDRFSEGLLLTLVEEGPKALTNPDDMEVRSNVMWAATMALNGLIGAGVPQDWTTHMIGHELTGHYGVDHGRSLTIMLPAVMKQRRDQKGDKIVQLGERVFDINSGSRDERIDATIEAVVAFFKQMEVPTTLADVELGDDAIVKVLASLAEHGREGMSEHGDVGPTELAQMLELAR; encoded by the coding sequence ATGAAGTTCACTTTTGAAAACAGCACTCGCGTCCATTTTGGCGAAGGTCAGATCAAGCAAGTCGGTAACGATATCCCGAAAGACAAGAAAGTCTTGGTGCTGTTTGGTGGTGGGTCGATTAAAAACAACGGCGTATACGATCAGGTAACCGCAGCGCTGGCTGATCATCAGTGGGGTGAGTTTGGTGGAATCGAAGCCAATCCTCAGTACGATACGCTAATGAAAGCGGTAGAGCTTATTCGCGCTGAGGGTTACGACTACCTTCTCGCTGTTGGCGGTGGCTCGGTAGTAGATGGCAGTAAGTTCGTCTCCGCTGCGGTAGCGTTCCAAGGTGATCCGTGGGATATCCTCGCCAAAGGTGCCTCAACACCAACGGTAATGCCGATCGGCTGTGTATTGACCTTGCCTGCCACTGGCTCGGAGTCCAACCCGGCCTCAGTCGTTTCTCGTGGTAACAGCAAGCTGGCATTTTTTGACCCACGGGTGCGACCTGCGTTCGCGGTACTTGATCCCCAAACCACCCTGAGTTTATCCCCGCGCCAAGTGAGTAATGGTGTGGTCGATGCCTTTGTCCACGTGATTGAGCAATACCTGACGGTGAATCACAACGCCAAGGTGCAAGACCGATTTAGTGAAGGTTTACTGCTAACGTTGGTGGAAGAGGGGCCTAAAGCCCTAACCAATCCAGATGACATGGAAGTACGCAGTAACGTTATGTGGGCGGCCACCATGGCCTTAAACGGTTTGATTGGCGCTGGTGTACCGCAAGATTGGACTACTCACATGATAGGTCATGAGCTAACTGGTCATTACGGCGTCGATCACGGCCGCAGCCTAACCATTATGTTGCCAGCTGTTATGAAGCAACGCCGTGACCAAAAGGGCGACAAGATCGTACAGTTGGGGGAGCGAGTATTCGATATCAACAGCGGTAGCCGTGATGAGCGCATTGATGCCACCATTGAGGCCGTTGTAGCATTCTTTAAGCAGATGGAAGTGCCAACCACATTGGCTGACGTTGAGTTGGGTGATGATGCCATCGTTAAAGTGTTAGCCAGCCTAGCTGAGCACGGTCGTGAAGGCATGAGTGAGCATGGTGACGTTGGGCCTACTGAGTTGGCGCAGATGCTTGAGTTAGCGCGTTAA
- a CDS encoding flavocytochrome c, with product MKILQGEMMKLKLATLSAAVVLGLSLTAPVQAESGQALAKFHAEMGGCDSCHVGEKIKDIKANLTDSQTHENAQCQDCHGSYQELANDELEFDPHTSHLGEINCTSCHVGHSKPELTCNRCHSFDDMEMPFADSKEKKAWNGDWNQKKIQKAIDKGPVETVDVIVVGGGSAGFNAAISAKEAGANVVLFEKNEYTGGNSMLAAGGINAVGTPQQKAKGIEDSVEWYAEDAMKGGRYQNDPKLVQILSERSADAVKWLEDLGANMDDLKRSGGARVERTHRPSGGHSVGPHIIDTLRKAAEQRDIPVRVNSRVEKIVLNDDKSIAGVVVHGRHSGYNMIAADSVVLATGGYGMNKEMIAYYRPTFADMTSSNNVTATGDGITLAKEIGASMTDIDWVQAHPTIGKDSRILVSETVRGVGAIMVNTDGQRFINELTTRDRASDAILKTEAQWAWLVFDEQLVEKKKMVRGYDHLGMLSKSDTIKGLAEITGMKDLVKTATDYNQYQANGKDDAFGREDMPLNLSKPPYYAVRVQPGIHHVMGGVAVDTDANVLNLQSWKMDGLYAAGEVTGGVHGYNRLGGNAIADTVVFGRIAGENAAKFAKEKK from the coding sequence ATGAAAATACTCCAAGGTGAGATGATGAAACTGAAATTAGCAACGCTTTCTGCAGCGGTAGTATTAGGCCTGTCCCTAACGGCTCCAGTACAAGCAGAATCTGGTCAAGCACTGGCAAAATTCCATGCTGAAATGGGTGGCTGTGATTCCTGTCACGTTGGTGAAAAAATCAAGGATATCAAGGCTAACCTGACTGATAGTCAGACCCATGAGAACGCTCAGTGTCAAGATTGTCATGGCAGTTACCAAGAGCTAGCCAACGATGAGTTGGAGTTCGACCCACACACTTCTCACCTGGGTGAAATCAACTGTACTTCTTGTCACGTTGGCCACTCTAAGCCAGAGCTGACTTGTAACCGTTGTCACTCTTTCGATGACATGGAAATGCCGTTTGCTGACAGCAAAGAGAAGAAAGCATGGAACGGTGATTGGAACCAGAAAAAGATTCAAAAAGCTATCGATAAAGGCCCAGTTGAAACTGTGGACGTAATCGTTGTTGGTGGTGGTTCTGCTGGTTTTAATGCTGCCATCTCCGCTAAAGAAGCTGGCGCCAACGTTGTGTTGTTCGAAAAGAACGAATACACCGGTGGTAACTCGATGTTGGCTGCTGGCGGTATCAACGCCGTTGGTACACCACAGCAGAAAGCCAAAGGTATCGAAGACTCTGTTGAATGGTACGCAGAAGACGCCATGAAAGGCGGTCGCTACCAGAACGATCCTAAGCTGGTGCAGATCCTGTCTGAACGTTCTGCCGACGCAGTCAAGTGGCTGGAAGATCTCGGCGCTAACATGGATGACTTAAAGCGTTCTGGTGGTGCTCGGGTAGAGCGTACCCACCGTCCTTCGGGCGGCCACTCTGTTGGTCCACACATCATCGATACGCTGCGTAAAGCTGCTGAACAGCGTGACATTCCAGTTCGCGTAAACTCTCGGGTTGAGAAGATTGTGCTGAATGATGACAAGTCTATTGCAGGCGTAGTCGTTCACGGCCGTCACAGTGGTTACAACATGATCGCCGCTGACTCTGTCGTTTTGGCTACCGGTGGTTACGGCATGAACAAAGAGATGATTGCTTACTATCGTCCAACCTTTGCTGACATGACAAGCTCTAACAACGTTACTGCGACGGGCGATGGTATCACCCTAGCGAAAGAGATTGGCGCGTCCATGACCGACATCGATTGGGTACAAGCACACCCTACCATTGGTAAAGATAGCCGTATCTTGGTTTCTGAAACCGTTCGTGGTGTTGGTGCCATCATGGTGAACACCGACGGTCAGCGCTTCATTAACGAGTTAACTACTCGCGACCGTGCTTCCGATGCAATTTTGAAAACTGAAGCTCAATGGGCTTGGTTGGTATTCGACGAGCAGTTGGTTGAGAAGAAGAAAATGGTACGTGGTTACGACCACCTGGGCATGCTGAGCAAGTCCGATACCATCAAAGGTCTGGCCGAAATCACCGGCATGAAAGACCTTGTTAAAACTGCCACTGACTACAACCAGTACCAAGCTAATGGCAAAGATGATGCCTTCGGTCGTGAAGACATGCCTCTTAACCTGAGCAAACCGCCATACTACGCGGTACGAGTTCAGCCTGGTATCCACCACGTAATGGGCGGCGTAGCAGTAGATACTGATGCCAACGTATTGAACCTGCAAAGCTGGAAGATGGATGGCCTGTACGCAGCCGGTGAAGTAACTGGTGGTGTTCACGGTTACAACCGTCTGGGCGGCAACGCTATCGCTGATACTGTGGTATTCGGCCGCATCGCTGGTGAGAACGCAGCTAAGTTCGCTAAAGAGAAAAAATAA
- a CDS encoding OprD family outer membrane porin: MMMLNSTFKLSPILLAVAAQLAMSANATAIEGITAADKLALKSRTVYFDRDYEKRSSNDSTLAQGLELNYQSGEISDFFTVGASFYGVANIKSSGSAGGNILPSGSHAGDVRGGFGKVGQAYIGLSLVEDSNITLGYQKTKTMLLASSGSRAIPSTFRGITGNYQWQSFKVYGYVFDEWSRRGDDEWESFETVNGDDIDYVWGFGTTFKQGKWQADAEYLNSDNYLAKYGIRGSYSDKLAGGKIKLSAGIFFSEDDGSAFKAGSDKNLDNIDSNDGQVYYLDANWNYQMLTFGVAFAQVDEIWIEDNFAGDHGTNPLPTRAPIGPDLTNAEETIWQGRVGFDFAGIVDGLTINMTYTEGKDAENAKLGAAGGTADEDYWAIDTRYNVAAVKGLKLRWLYADYNSDETGSVGGVKDDEKDHRVYVDYSYKF; the protein is encoded by the coding sequence ATGATGATGTTAAATAGCACTTTTAAGCTGTCTCCGATATTGCTGGCTGTTGCAGCTCAATTGGCAATGTCCGCTAATGCCACTGCGATTGAGGGCATAACCGCGGCCGATAAGCTTGCTCTAAAATCTCGCACGGTTTACTTCGATCGAGACTATGAAAAGCGTAGCTCGAACGACAGTACCTTGGCTCAGGGCCTCGAACTAAATTACCAATCTGGTGAAATTTCTGACTTTTTCACCGTTGGTGCTTCCTTCTATGGCGTGGCCAACATCAAGTCTAGCGGCAGCGCTGGTGGTAACATTCTTCCTAGTGGCAGTCACGCTGGCGATGTTCGTGGTGGCTTTGGTAAAGTTGGTCAAGCCTACATTGGTTTGTCCCTAGTTGAAGACAGCAACATCACTTTGGGCTACCAAAAAACCAAAACCATGTTATTGGCAAGCTCTGGCAGCCGTGCTATTCCCAGCACTTTCCGCGGCATAACCGGCAATTATCAGTGGCAGTCATTTAAGGTTTACGGTTATGTATTTGATGAATGGAGTCGCCGTGGTGATGACGAATGGGAATCATTCGAAACGGTTAATGGTGATGACATTGATTATGTCTGGGGATTTGGAACTACCTTTAAACAAGGTAAATGGCAAGCCGATGCTGAATATTTAAACTCCGACAATTATTTAGCTAAATACGGCATTCGCGGGAGTTATTCGGACAAGTTAGCAGGCGGTAAAATAAAGTTATCCGCAGGTATCTTTTTCTCTGAAGATGATGGCAGTGCATTTAAAGCGGGAAGTGATAAAAACCTAGATAATATAGACAGTAATGATGGTCAGGTTTACTACCTTGATGCCAACTGGAATTATCAAATGTTAACTTTTGGTGTTGCTTTTGCCCAAGTTGACGAAATTTGGATTGAAGACAATTTCGCTGGCGATCATGGTACTAACCCACTGCCAACCCGTGCCCCAATCGGCCCAGATTTAACCAATGCCGAAGAAACCATTTGGCAAGGCCGTGTTGGTTTTGACTTCGCTGGGATTGTCGATGGCCTAACCATCAATATGACCTACACCGAAGGTAAAGACGCAGAGAATGCCAAGTTAGGCGCCGCCGGTGGCACTGCTGATGAAGACTACTGGGCCATCGATACTCGCTATAACGTTGCGGCAGTGAAGGGCTTAAAGCTACGTTGGTTATACGCCGACTACAACTCTGACGAGACTGGCTCTGTTGGTGGCGTTAAAGACGACGAGAAAGACCACCGCGTATACGTTGACTACAGCTACAAGTTTTAA
- a CDS encoding DUF748 domain-containing protein codes for MLKQWWEKAWVRRVSYALIALALYCLTLGWGLPSLAERQLPKWIAQNTNGSLSIANISFNPLTWELKVDQVALNDEASIQVVALEQGVVNIEPWRSLFTLSGTFSEITLYEPALDLVNRDASLNISDIFAPLSSDTPALEPEAEPQQEAQPIPLTIDRFALQRGAVSYQVDDHKPLKFEQLSLAGEQLDFAHDGNKIALALVGPGGGELDLKLDSQLTPLNVQAELALRKVQLQPFWQFLQLPLAFDLDQGALALTTQISVTEQGNGISAHISNSNVDITQVALSHQQQPLLSIDSLNVSELELRWPEQQLAIAGVTLQGGHGHAQLDQDGLNWATLFQPIDNGDDNAAPATTDEPTEPSEPWVVTLDKAAIEQWQFNLTDTTPETAVQWQVLLNSFSAAPLGSDLSKPIALALATTINEQGRFDFSGNLQPDALTLDAQLALQQFNLLDTIPYWQQQVAIKLLSGQAGFDGTLQLKGTEPLDVSFDGRTEISNFVTQDPNGQRDLLKWKSFALEQLSVATAPMAISIDTVKAVAPYARIIIDEDGSTNLSQLSSNDSAAQTDDAVVETAQTDVATNEPAAESTALPLQLEIGQVVITQGSAFFADNSLTPKFATGIEQIEGRIGTLSTDFDKPAEVDIAGKVDRYAPMSLQGELQPFGADRELDLALNFDNIELTSLNPYSGTYAGYFIDQGQLNLALNYQMEGNKLNGNNKVVLNQLKLGQRSESEQATSLPVSLALALMQDSNGVIDLELDISGEVDDPSFAVGPLVMKALTNVITKAVTAPFSLLGSLLEGDPPAQFVQFAAGEIEVTEQAQADLKRLSKALEQRPGLNLALLGSISPNADKRALAERRLSEQLGFEVSDLSSDSDWQRLVRLAQTQLGKETVTVLQQQQPEPAQWQPLLLEKMVEAQAVSDEALSKLALNRAANTKQVLVEVVGLPPERVFVRESRVNLDTRGSRVNLELSAGS; via the coding sequence TCGTTGCTCTGGAGCAAGGCGTCGTTAATATCGAACCATGGCGATCGCTATTTACACTGTCTGGCACTTTTAGCGAGATCACCCTATACGAACCGGCACTGGATTTAGTTAACCGTGACGCCAGCCTTAACATTAGCGATATTTTCGCTCCGCTAAGCAGCGATACTCCGGCGCTAGAACCGGAAGCTGAACCACAACAAGAAGCACAGCCAATACCGCTAACCATCGACCGTTTTGCACTCCAGCGAGGTGCGGTTAGTTACCAAGTCGATGACCATAAGCCGCTTAAGTTCGAACAACTTAGCCTAGCTGGAGAACAACTCGATTTCGCCCACGATGGCAACAAGATTGCATTGGCACTGGTTGGCCCAGGCGGCGGTGAATTGGACCTTAAGCTCGACAGCCAACTTACCCCGCTAAACGTGCAAGCCGAGCTAGCACTGCGTAAGGTACAGCTGCAGCCATTTTGGCAATTCCTGCAATTGCCGTTGGCGTTTGATCTTGACCAAGGGGCGTTAGCGCTTACCACCCAGATCAGTGTGACCGAACAAGGCAACGGGATCTCCGCGCACATCAGCAATAGCAATGTTGATATCACCCAAGTGGCCTTAAGTCACCAACAACAACCACTGCTCAGCATTGATAGCCTCAATGTCAGTGAGCTCGAGCTGCGCTGGCCGGAACAACAGTTGGCAATTGCTGGGGTTACCTTACAAGGTGGCCATGGCCACGCCCAACTGGATCAAGACGGTCTCAATTGGGCAACCCTATTCCAACCCATCGACAACGGCGATGACAATGCTGCCCCCGCGACAACAGATGAGCCTACTGAACCGAGCGAACCATGGGTTGTTACCCTTGATAAAGCCGCCATCGAGCAGTGGCAGTTTAACCTGACAGACACCACCCCTGAGACCGCCGTACAGTGGCAAGTATTGCTTAACAGCTTTAGCGCTGCGCCGCTTGGTAGCGATCTGAGCAAGCCCATCGCCTTGGCACTGGCAACCACCATCAATGAGCAAGGTCGCTTCGATTTTTCCGGCAATTTACAACCTGATGCACTGACCCTTGATGCCCAGCTAGCATTGCAACAGTTCAACTTGCTCGACACCATTCCCTATTGGCAACAGCAGGTGGCGATTAAACTACTCTCTGGCCAAGCGGGTTTCGACGGGACATTACAGCTCAAGGGGACGGAACCGTTAGACGTTAGTTTTGATGGTCGCACTGAGATCAGCAACTTTGTTACTCAAGACCCAAATGGCCAACGAGATCTCCTCAAGTGGAAATCCTTTGCGTTGGAACAGCTAAGTGTCGCCACCGCCCCGATGGCAATCTCAATTGATACCGTTAAAGCGGTCGCGCCTTATGCTCGTATCATCATTGATGAGGACGGCAGCACCAACCTCAGCCAGCTATCGAGCAACGATAGTGCCGCCCAAACCGATGACGCTGTCGTTGAAACTGCGCAAACTGATGTGGCTACTAATGAACCAGCCGCTGAGTCAACGGCACTGCCGCTGCAATTGGAGATCGGTCAGGTGGTGATTACCCAAGGCAGTGCCTTCTTCGCTGACAACTCCTTAACACCGAAATTTGCCACCGGTATCGAACAGATTGAGGGGCGCATTGGCACCCTAAGTACCGACTTTGACAAACCAGCTGAGGTCGACATTGCCGGTAAAGTCGACCGTTATGCACCGATGAGCTTGCAAGGCGAACTGCAACCGTTTGGTGCTGACCGTGAGCTCGACTTAGCCCTCAATTTCGACAACATCGAACTAACCTCGCTTAACCCGTACTCGGGCACCTACGCCGGCTACTTCATTGATCAAGGCCAACTCAATTTAGCCCTCAATTATCAAATGGAAGGCAATAAGCTGAACGGCAACAACAAGGTAGTTCTTAATCAGCTCAAGCTTGGCCAGCGCAGTGAATCTGAACAAGCCACTAGCCTGCCGGTTTCTTTAGCGCTCGCGTTAATGCAAGACAGCAACGGCGTCATCGATCTTGAGCTCGATATCAGCGGCGAGGTTGATGATCCCTCATTCGCCGTTGGTCCTTTAGTGATGAAGGCATTAACCAATGTCATCACTAAAGCGGTTACCGCGCCATTTTCACTGTTAGGTAGTTTGCTGGAAGGCGATCCACCGGCGCAGTTTGTGCAGTTTGCCGCAGGTGAGATTGAGGTAACAGAACAGGCCCAAGCGGATCTAAAACGCCTTAGCAAAGCGCTCGAACAGCGGCCAGGGTTGAACCTAGCGCTGCTTGGTTCTATCTCGCCCAATGCCGATAAACGGGCGTTGGCGGAACGCCGCCTTAGTGAGCAACTTGGTTTCGAGGTTAGTGACTTAAGCAGCGACAGCGATTGGCAACGCCTAGTTCGGTTGGCACAGACTCAATTAGGAAAAGAGACGGTGACAGTGCTGCAACAACAGCAACCGGAACCGGCGCAATGGCAACCACTGCTATTGGAGAAAATGGTTGAGGCACAAGCGGTATCCGATGAGGCGTTATCAAAACTGGCACTGAATCGTGCCGCCAACACCAAACAGGTGCTGGTTGAAGTGGTTGGCTTGCCTCCTGAACGGGTGTTTGTCCGAGAAAGCCGAGTTAACCTCGATACCCGTGGCAGCCGCGTTAATCTGGAACTGAGTGCCGGTAGCTAA
- a CDS encoding LysR family transcriptional regulator, producing the protein MRITLKQLAVLKAICEHGQISKAAKHLHQSVPAVSMSLKELESSLEAKLFVRSASGVVLNESGQVALTYANTILGQVSELKQRFQDQATGEGGTLNIGANKTCGNYVISKQLPYFKRYNPAINTRLKIGTSSTIEQMVVDNELDLAFISARPTSIGIESQPWLSDRLCVVASPEHKLAKRTASIEDLSAATWVLDEEEAASRIEALHLLKELGVTVQDEMVMNTMGAIKRAVGTGLGLSVLPLLAVDAELERGDLREVIAPGAGSEKRSIYLIYKSERLTPLAQRFIEHCGIELAK; encoded by the coding sequence ATGCGAATTACCCTAAAACAGTTAGCGGTGCTAAAAGCGATTTGTGAGCATGGACAGATCTCGAAAGCAGCGAAACATTTACATCAGTCCGTGCCTGCGGTAAGCATGAGCTTAAAGGAGCTTGAGTCCTCATTAGAGGCCAAGTTATTTGTACGTAGTGCCTCCGGAGTAGTGTTGAATGAGTCTGGGCAGGTTGCATTAACCTACGCCAACACAATTTTAGGGCAGGTTTCAGAGCTTAAACAGCGCTTCCAGGACCAAGCAACAGGCGAGGGTGGTACCTTAAATATTGGCGCCAATAAGACCTGCGGCAACTATGTTATCTCCAAGCAGCTTCCCTATTTCAAACGTTATAATCCGGCAATCAACACTCGTCTTAAGATCGGTACTTCCAGTACGATTGAACAGATGGTAGTAGATAATGAGTTAGATCTCGCCTTCATCAGTGCGCGGCCAACTTCTATTGGCATTGAGTCACAACCGTGGCTGAGCGATCGCCTCTGCGTGGTCGCTAGCCCAGAGCATAAGTTAGCTAAGCGTACCGCTTCGATTGAAGATCTCTCTGCGGCAACTTGGGTTCTGGATGAAGAGGAAGCCGCCAGTCGTATTGAAGCACTGCATCTGTTAAAAGAGTTGGGCGTGACCGTACAGGACGAGATGGTGATGAACACCATGGGCGCCATAAAGCGTGCAGTAGGAACTGGTCTTGGTTTGAGCGTACTGCCGTTACTGGCGGTTGATGCTGAGCTGGAACGTGGTGATCTTCGTGAAGTTATCGCTCCGGGAGCAGGCTCTGAAAAGCGCTCAATTTACCTCATCTATAAATCGGAACGGCTTACTCCGCTAGCGCAACGCTTTATTGAACACTGTGGCATTGAGTTAGCTAAATAG
- a CDS encoding SLC13 family permease translates to MRHWLLFLLLLLPCSLWFPSLALPQQGLALFGLAGVLWTTHILPEQHSALLIPVIALTQGLLPTEALLEIALAPIMAVFVFGFAFAALSRHQGLDRVILATIAQRSNGSERRACFILFCCTFAISMWTSNVVTAALILPLALMMTENKSLNYRYFICICIAYSATIGGMATQVGSSTSFIASNLIGIDFIGWMQWAMPISLLLWLLSIGLTSQYFKPEFGNDLSLPKLAIEPQQKLSLLIVCTTLTTFVFTAIFWREGKAYWGLIPLVGVLLMMAFKLLSLKLFFQSVKYRVLLIFVSAITLGTVLHNSGGGQLMVDAIMPTLTQLPLPLQLGLVLLFAAIVTELMSNVACASLMAPLLSLLLLPQGATEEQLALLVGMGCSFAFVLSTGTPSNSLVVNMASIPTKVLANIGWKVKLSLVTLLWAILLLH, encoded by the coding sequence ATGCGCCATTGGTTGTTGTTCTTGCTGTTATTACTCCCATGCAGCTTATGGTTTCCGTCGCTGGCATTACCGCAGCAGGGCCTAGCGCTGTTTGGTCTAGCTGGTGTGCTTTGGACTACCCATATTCTACCGGAACAACACAGTGCATTACTCATCCCCGTTATCGCCCTCACGCAGGGGTTGTTACCTACTGAAGCATTACTTGAAATCGCTTTAGCCCCTATTATGGCGGTGTTTGTATTTGGGTTTGCCTTTGCAGCGCTAAGCCGCCACCAAGGCTTAGACCGAGTGATTCTGGCCACCATTGCTCAGCGTTCTAACGGCAGCGAGCGTCGCGCCTGCTTCATTCTATTTTGTTGCACTTTTGCGATATCGATGTGGACCAGCAACGTCGTAACCGCGGCATTAATACTGCCGCTGGCGCTGATGATGACCGAGAATAAATCACTGAATTATCGTTATTTTATCTGTATTTGCATCGCCTACAGTGCCACCATCGGCGGCATGGCTACTCAAGTAGGAAGCTCAACCAGCTTTATCGCCAGCAACCTCATAGGAATCGATTTTATCGGTTGGATGCAATGGGCAATGCCAATTTCATTGTTGTTGTGGCTGTTGAGCATCGGCCTAACTAGCCAGTACTTTAAGCCGGAGTTTGGCAACGATTTATCGCTACCTAAATTGGCGATCGAACCGCAACAAAAGTTATCGTTATTGATCGTCTGCACCACCTTAACCACCTTCGTCTTCACCGCCATTTTCTGGCGCGAAGGCAAAGCTTATTGGGGGCTGATCCCATTAGTGGGCGTACTGTTGATGATGGCCTTTAAACTGCTGTCACTAAAGTTGTTTTTTCAGTCGGTCAAATATCGAGTACTGCTTATATTTGTCAGTGCGATTACCCTCGGTACCGTGCTGCATAACAGCGGTGGTGGCCAATTAATGGTGGATGCCATTATGCCAACGTTGACGCAGCTACCGCTGCCATTGCAGCTTGGCTTGGTGTTGTTGTTTGCCGCCATTGTTACCGAGCTAATGAGCAATGTCGCCTGCGCGTCTTTAATGGCGCCGTTACTGTCACTACTACTGTTGCCCCAAGGGGCAACCGAAGAGCAGTTGGCGTTATTGGTCGGAATGGGGTGTTCGTTCGCGTTTGTACTATCGACCGGAACGCCATCCAATAGCCTAGTTGTTAATATGGCATCGATCCCAACCAAGGTACTGGCCAACATTGGCTGGAAGGTAAAGTTAAGCTTGGTTACGCTGTTGTGGGCAATCTTACTGCTGCATTAA